Proteins co-encoded in one Cricetulus griseus strain 17A/GY chromosome 1 unlocalized genomic scaffold, alternate assembly CriGri-PICRH-1.0 chr1_1, whole genome shotgun sequence genomic window:
- the LOC100763430 gene encoding UDP-glucuronosyltransferase 2B31 has product MSVKIIAALLLLQLSGFFGPVSGGKVLVWPVEFSHWLNLKTILDELVKKGHEVIVLRPSVSFSYEVEDTSAIEFETYPTTYDMDGLEEFFIESINKYIYELPKLSFWRYFLMLQELFLLESEYSESLCKDVVLNKELMTKLQNSSFDVILADPFLPCGDLLAEILKTPLVFSLRFFPGSTYVKYSGGLPLPPSYVPPAMSELSDRMTFMERVQNVLYVLCFDFWFQTFNEKKWNQLYTEVLGRPTTLLEIMGKADIWLIRTYWDLEFPHPVLPNFDFVGGLHCRPAKPLPKEIEDFVQSSGEHGVVVFSLGSMVGNLTEERANVIAAGLAQIPQKVLWRFEGKKPDTLGSNTQLYKWIPQNDLLGHPKTKAFITHGGTNGIYEAIYHGVPVVGIPLFTDQFDNVVHMKTKGAGMRLDFLTMSSTDLFNAVKTVTTDPSYKENAMRLSRIHHDQPVKPLDRAVFWVEYVMRNKGAKHLRVAAHDLTWFQYHSLDVLGFLLACVVTVIFIITKCCLFCCQKFAKGGKKKKRE; this is encoded by the exons ATGTCTGTGAAAATTATAGCAGCCCTGCTCCTGCTACAGCTGAGTGGCTTTTTTGGACCTGTGAGTGGTGGGAAGGTGTTGGTTTGGCCAGTGGAATTCAGCCATTGGCTCAACTTAAAGACAATCCTAGATGAGCTTGTGAAGAAGGGTCATGAAGTGATTGTTCTAAGAccttcagtttccttttcttatGAGGTTGAAGACACATCTGCTATTGAATTTGAAACATACCCTACGACATATGACATGGATGGTTTAGAGGAATTTTTCATAGAATCCatcaataaatacatttatgaGCTACCAAAGCTATCATTTTGGAGATACTTTTTAATGTTGCAAGAACTGTTTTTGTTAGAATCAGAATATTCTGAGAGTCTCTGCAAAGATGTTGTTTTGAACAAGGAACTCATGACAAAGCTACAAAATTCAAGCTTTGATGTCATCCTGGCAGATCCCTTCTTACCCTGTGGTGATCTGCTGGCTGAGATTCTCAAGACACCACTTGTGTTCAGTCTCCGCTTCTTCCCTGGCTCCACATACGTAAAGTACAGTGGCGGACTCCCACTACCTCCTTCCTACGTGCCACCTGCCATGTCAGAATTGAGTGATCGGATGACGTTCATGGAGAGGGTACAAAATGTACTCTATGTGCTTTGTTTTGACTTCTGGTTCCAAACATTTAATGAGAAGAAGTGGAATCAGCTTTACACTGAAGTATTAG GAAGACCCACAACACTCCTGGAGATAATGGGGAAGGCAGATATATGGCTCATTCGAACCTACTGGGATTTGGAATTTCCTCACCCTGTGTTACCAAATTTTGATTTTGTTGGAGGACTGCATTGCAGACCTGCCAAGCCTCTGCCTAAG GAAATAGAGGACTTTGTCCAGTCTTCTGGAGAACATGGTGTTGTGGTGTTTTCCCTGGGATCCATGGTGGGTAACCTAACAGAAGAAAGGGCCAATGTGATTGCAGCAGGCCTCGCCCAGATTCCACAGAAG GTTCTTTGGCGATTTGAAGGCAAGAAGCCAGACACCTTGGGCTCCAACACTCAGCTGTACAAATGGATCCCCCAGAATGACCTTCTTG GTCATCCTAAAACCAAAGCTTTTATAACTCATGGTGGCACCAATGGCATCTATGAGGCGATCTACCACGGGGTCCCTGTGGTTGGCATTCCTTTGTTTACAGACCAATTTGATAATGTTGTTCACATGAAGACCAAAGGAGCGGGTATGAGACTGGACTTTCTCACAATGTCCAGTACAGATTTGTTCAATGCAGTGAAGACAGTCACAACTGACCCTTC CTATAAGGAGAACGCCATGCGGCTATCAAGAATTCACCATGATCAGCCAGTGAAGCCCCTGGACAGAGCTGTCTTCTGGGTTGAGTATGTCATGCGCAATAAAGGAGCCAAGCACCTTCGTGTGGCAGCACATGACCTCACCTGGTTCCAGTACCACTCTCTGGATGTGCTTGGATTCCTGCTTGCCTGTGTGGTGACTGTGATCTTCATCATTACAAAGTGCTGTCTCTTTTGTTGTCAGAAATTTGCTAAAggtggaaagaagaagaaaagggagtaa